A stretch of the Mycolicibacterium celeriflavum genome encodes the following:
- a CDS encoding lipoprotein LpqH codes for MNRVVAGVIGLVAGAAVLVGCSDDKGSAPSAAAAENSGVSSGGSTAVKVDGKDLEGLDLNSVTCVRQGGKINVASGAIGGQQGLGIVMTDEATPTVESLGMVVDGNALAVTNTMGAKVGSAEVKVDGSTYTITGEATGADISNPMAGSITKPFTVTVDCG; via the coding sequence ATGAATCGAGTTGTCGCAGGTGTGATCGGACTGGTCGCCGGCGCCGCCGTGCTGGTGGGGTGTTCGGACGACAAGGGCAGCGCTCCCTCGGCCGCCGCCGCGGAAAACTCCGGGGTCAGCAGCGGCGGCAGCACCGCGGTCAAGGTCGACGGCAAGGACCTCGAAGGCCTGGACCTGAACTCGGTCACGTGCGTCAGGCAGGGCGGCAAGATCAACGTCGCCAGCGGCGCGATCGGCGGCCAGCAGGGCCTCGGCATCGTGATGACCGACGAGGCCACGCCGACGGTCGAGTCGCTGGGCATGGTCGTCGACGGCAACGCGCTCGCGGTGACCAACACCATGGGCGCCAAGGTGGGTTCCGCCGAGGTGAAGGTCGACGGCAGCACGTACACCATCACCGGTGAAGCCACGGGCGCCGACATCTCGAACCCGATGGCAGGATCGATCACCAAGCCGTTCACCGTCACGGTCGACTGCGGTTGA
- a CDS encoding NACHT domain-containing protein gives MAIPADLERARLLGFAANEEAAKDLLLSLIPQIEQAGRDDWMLEVYALLGEIYLVRTAYNGTEECLQRIRDCLAAYTDTTTETERMVRRYSRRAQFLEIGLAAAHGDHEAAEAALIALTDDGPVPGLADEHRFLITYAEILCAVALCDDDLHVKSIPLWQRVIDVIERPGDGSAYHDHLLVLGAIGYGRFCVETGRLSEAEPWLRRAGARAAAREWKLAMSRTQLERATAAWSAGDRAQAQTLVHEAYPAIAEHARAHDVSRCWLYFGLISISVQALDDADERLGHAERHWREIEKPLHIHRLLLQRSWVDIFRGDFASAVERVAEARELLDAWPRHSWLQYARLDDQLGNIWRADAQADPANAAQKLEQAAELKVPAALAVDSVRHAIPDADARMRWATYVSAPILAGAFAVAWEWGNTDLVSELIEYHSARGTFSSEPVSADTLTWADTATAAVPVESVEEYALVAAGPAVVGGASLTKLGPLPPLVMDPTGTPIIGRYRALAAERYGRDVTADEPAWPTWP, from the coding sequence GTGGCGATCCCCGCGGACCTCGAGCGCGCCCGTCTCCTGGGGTTCGCGGCCAACGAAGAGGCGGCGAAGGACCTGCTGCTGTCGTTGATCCCGCAGATCGAGCAGGCCGGCCGCGACGATTGGATGCTGGAGGTCTATGCGCTGCTCGGGGAGATCTATCTCGTCCGCACGGCATACAACGGGACCGAGGAGTGCCTGCAGCGCATCCGCGACTGCCTGGCCGCCTACACGGACACGACCACAGAGACCGAGCGGATGGTGCGCCGGTACTCGCGTCGGGCGCAGTTCCTGGAGATCGGCTTGGCCGCTGCGCACGGCGACCACGAGGCCGCCGAGGCCGCGCTCATCGCGCTGACCGACGACGGGCCCGTTCCCGGACTCGCCGACGAACACCGGTTCCTGATCACCTACGCCGAGATCCTGTGTGCGGTCGCGCTCTGCGACGACGATCTGCACGTGAAGTCGATTCCGCTGTGGCAGCGGGTGATCGATGTCATCGAACGCCCCGGCGACGGCAGCGCGTATCACGATCACCTGCTCGTCCTAGGGGCCATCGGGTACGGCAGGTTCTGTGTCGAGACCGGACGGCTGTCCGAGGCGGAACCGTGGCTGCGGCGAGCGGGAGCCCGGGCGGCGGCGCGGGAGTGGAAGCTGGCGATGTCGCGAACACAGCTCGAACGGGCCACGGCGGCATGGTCGGCGGGGGACCGGGCGCAGGCGCAGACGCTTGTCCACGAGGCGTATCCCGCGATCGCCGAACACGCGCGCGCACATGACGTCTCACGGTGCTGGCTGTACTTCGGGCTGATCAGCATCTCGGTGCAGGCGCTCGACGACGCCGACGAGCGACTCGGTCACGCCGAGCGGCACTGGCGGGAGATCGAGAAGCCGTTGCACATCCACCGACTTCTGTTGCAGCGCAGTTGGGTCGACATCTTCCGCGGCGACTTCGCTTCCGCGGTCGAGCGCGTCGCCGAGGCTCGCGAGTTGCTCGACGCCTGGCCCCGACACAGCTGGCTTCAGTACGCGCGGCTGGACGACCAACTCGGCAACATCTGGCGCGCCGATGCGCAAGCCGATCCAGCCAACGCCGCGCAGAAGCTGGAGCAGGCCGCCGAACTCAAAGTCCCCGCGGCGCTGGCTGTCGACTCGGTCCGGCACGCAATACCCGATGCCGACGCCCGGATGCGCTGGGCGACATACGTCTCCGCGCCGATTCTCGCCGGCGCCTTCGCCGTCGCATGGGAGTGGGGTAACACGGACCTCGTGAGCGAGCTGATCGAATATCACAGCGCACGTGGCACGTTCAGCTCCGAGCCCGTGTCCGCCGACACGCTGACGTGGGCCGACACCGCGACCGCGGCGGTACCGGTGGAGTCCGTGGAGGAGTATGCCCTCGTCGCCGCCGGTCCCGCGGTCGTCGGTGGCGCGTCGCTGACCAAGCTGGGCCCGTTGCCGCCGCTGGTGATGGATCCGACCGGCACGCCCATCATCGGTCGTTACCGCGCGCTCGCCGCCGAGAGGTACGGTCGCGACGTCACCGCGGACGAGCCCGCGTGGCCCACATGGCCCTGA